The genomic stretch CAAATATAAATAAAGTTTTCTATCCTGGATTATCGACTCACCCAAATCATGAATTAGCAAAACAACAAAGCAGTGGATTTGGTGGCATGTTATCTTTTGAATTAAAAGAAGGTCTAGATCCAGAAGAATTTGTAGGCAAGTTAAAGTGGTTCACTTTAGCAGAAAGTTTAGGAGCAGTTGAAAGTCTTGTAGGAATTCCTTCAAAAATGACACATGCTTCGATTCCAAGGGAAAAACGAATTGCTTCAGGAATTTCTGATGAATTAATTCGATTATCAATCGGTTTAGAAGATATTGAAGATTTAATTGAAGACCTAGAACAAGCATTAATATTTCAAACATCAAAGGTGAGATAAATGGGTAGAGAGTTTTTAGATGTATTTACTGGTTGGGCAGATAGTTACGATTCTTTTGTTCAAGGCCATGACCCAGAATATAAAGAAGCATTTCGACGTTATGATGAAATACTAGGTGAAATTGTTAAAAGAAGTGGAAATAGTATCCTTGAATTTGGAATAGGAACAGGCAATTTAACAAAATTACTTTTTGATGCAGGGAAAACTGTATTTCCAATCGAACCATCTCCTGAGATGAGAATTATCGCTTCAAAAAAATTAGGAGAAACTATTACAATTCACGATGGAGATTTAATTGATTTTCCTAAACCACAAGTACAAATTGATACAATTGTTAGTTCATATGTATTTCATCATCTAACTGATCTTGAAAAATATGAAGCTATTAAAATATATAGCTCATTATTAAATTCAGGTGGGAAAATTGTATTTGCAGATACAATGTTTTTAACTGAAAACGAATATAAAAACGAAATTACAAAAGCAGAACAGGCAAACTTTATCAATTTAAGAGACGATTTAAAAAGAGAATACTATCCATTAATTCCAGTTGTGCGTTCTCATTTTGAAAAAAATGGGTTTGATGTGAAATTCGAACAATATAATGATTTTGTATGGATCGTTGAAGCTACAAAAAAATAGAGAGAAGAAATTTAGGAGGATATAGATTATGCCATCAGTAGAAAGCTTTGAATTAGATCACACAAAAGTAGTAGCACCTTATATTAGACATTGTGGTACACATGCAGTTGGAACAGACGGAGTTGTAACAAAATATGATATTCGTTTTTGCCAACCGAATAAGCAAGCTCTACAACCTGCTACAATCCACACTTTAGAGCACTTATTAGCATTAAACGTCCGAGAAGCAGTACCTGCTGGAGACCCGTTTAAAATTATCGACTTATCTCCGATGGGATGCCAAACTGGATTTTACTTAATTATTGCTGGTACACCAACAATTTCAGAAGTAATCACATTATTACGTAAAACAGCTGAACTAGGATTACAAGTAGAAGAAGTACCAGCTGCGAACGAACTTCAATGCGGCCAAGCGAAACTTCACGACCTTGAAGGCGCAAAAAAATGGTTGAAATATTGGAGCGAGCAATCTGACGAAACATTAGAGAGTGTATTTGCTTAATATGAAAAACGTCATCTAAATTGATGACGTTTTTTTTAAATTTGATAAAAGATTGTTATGCCAACAGCCGAACTGCAAATAAAATGATGGAAACTGCAAATAAAAAAGCCAAAACTGCAAATAAGCCAAGGAATCATTAATAAACGCGAGCGAAACTTACAATAATTAAATAAAATAACAGTGACATCGATTGAAAATTGATCAAAAAGCTTAAATCTATTAAAAATCATTAAAATGCTTTTGATTTTGGATTAATAGTCCAATCTTTTTGTCGCTATTGTTCTCTTTAACCCGCAGGCGCACTAAAGAAGGGTCAAATCTCGCCCAAAAGAAAGAGGTAATTAACCTCATAGAGCTACATTTATCTTTAGAAACATTGTTAATTAATGTTCTTTTTTCAACAGCGAAAAGACGTCACCTAAATCGATGACGTTTCTTTATTACTAATCTATCGGTCTTATTGGATATTGTTAGTTAATTAATCACAAGAAGTAATTTTTCTTTAGGGACAGTAAACTTGATTGATCCGATGTTTTCTTCGATATCTTCAATTGTTGGAATGTCATCGAAGCTTTGGATTGAAATTGCATCATCGAGGCAAAGTAATATGTAAGGATAATTCGTTTCTGTAGAGTCATAGATTAATTTGTATGCTTTTGCAGGTTTATCTGATGTAAAAAAAACATCGCCTAATTTAAACGAACCGACTGAATTATATTTTATGGCAGGATTAAAGGAATAATTCATATAGTAAGCTCCTTTTTCATTTTTACTTATTATATTATTGACGGAATTTTAATAGATTAAACAGCAAACTAGTAATTTGCTTGAATTGTAATAGAAAGTTTATTTTTTTGTGTAACTAACGTGATTTCACCAATCCAATCTTCTATATCACCTAATGTTGGCATAATGTCATAATTTTGGACTAGTTTAGCATCTGATAGTGAAATAAGCACATATGGGAAGTCATCTTCATTTTCTTCAAAAACAAGCATATAGATTGTTTCATGTTTTTTAGTAATCAGTACACTACCTGGCGTTATTATTTTAGAGCGATCAAATGCGGAAGGGTGTTTTAAAGTTAAATTCATTTCTATTACCTCGTTTCTGCAAATCTAGTAAATTATATGATAGATTTTTGAAAATATGAGTAGAAGGTCAGTGGAATCGACTGAGATAAAATGCAGTAAAGTATTAGATTTTTGTTTTATTTTTTTGTTCGTTTCCTTTTAAAAGCTAATTCCTTTTCTTTTCTACTTGTTTTCAATTGTATAAATCTGTATGATGGTTGAAGAGGTGAAATGATCGAATGGAAAGATTACAGAAAGTTATTGCTAGGGCGGGAATTGCTTCTCGTCGTAAAGCAGAAGAGTTAATTAAAGAAGGTAAAGTAAAAGTAAATGGTCAGGTTGTTACAGAGTTAGGTGTAAAAGTGAGCGGTAATGATCGTGTTGAAGTGGAAGAGATTCCTATTGATAAAGAAGAGCCAGTTTACTTCCTTCTATATAAACCATCAGGCGTAATATCAAGTGTGTCAGATGATAAAGGTAGAAAAGTTGTAACAGACTTTTTTCCAATGATTAAACAACGTATTTATCCAATTGGTAGATTGGATTTTGATACATCAGGTATTATTTTATTAACAAATGATGGAGAATTTTCAAATTTACTTCAACATCCAAAATATGAAATAGATAAAGAATATATTGCAAAAGTAAAGGGGATCCCTACTAAGGAGAACTTACGTAAGCTAGAAAGAGGAATTATGCTTGAGGATGGGAAAACTGCTCCTGCTCAAGTTAAGATGATTTCGCTTGATAAAGGCAAAAATACTGCAATTATAAGACTAATCATTCATGAAGGCAGAAACCGTCAAGTTAAGAGAATGCTTGAAGCTATTGGATCTCCAGTTATGAAATTAAAACGTGAGCGATATGCATTTTTAGATTTAACTGGATTAACACCTGGTGATGCAAGAGAACTTTCACCTCATGAAGTAAAAAAAATAAGAGCAATGGCTTCTGCTAAGCCTCGCTAATGCCGAGTCAGACTGTTGATAACACTTTCTTTTTCGAATGTCATCCCTTTTATGAGCTAACTGCTTATATGGTTGGTATTTTGACAAAACTGTGTTTAAATCAGTCTGATATCATATATTTGGACTTATGTCTTCACACTGACTCGGTAAATACCGAGTTTTTTCTTTTCTTTAAAAATGATTAATTCAGTATAAAAAATTGAAAATTTAGTCTTTTTTGAAACATATCAAAATTCTATTCAAGAATAGGAAATAATGATATTCTATCATATGGGGGGAACTGTATATATGAAGAAAAATAGGACGTTAATACGAACAATTATCTTATTAGTTTTGCTTTGTGCAATTGGGTATACTTTTTACATAAATTTCTTTAAGGATGATGAAGTAATTACAAAAGGAAGTAAAGCACCAAACTTTGCAATGACGGAGCTAAGTTCTGGAAAACAATATACTCTTTCGGGTGAAAAAGGAAAAGGTGTAATCGTTAACTTTTGGGGAACATGGTGCGAACCATGTAAGCGTGAAATGCCTTTTATGAACGAAATCTACTTAAAATACAAGGACAAAGGTATTGAATTACTTGCTATGAACGCAGATGAATCGAAATTTTCTGTAGAAAGATTTGTAAGCGATTATAAACTTAAGTTTCCAGTTGGAATTGATAAAGATCAAGAGGTTTTAAATATATATGGTGTAAATCCTTTACCAACATCATTTTTTGTAAGTCCTGATGGGACCATTAAACGAATCGTAACTGGACAAATGACGCCGAGCTCTTTCGAAAGTTATATTAAGGAAATATTGCCAAAATGATGAGTGAGCATTAGTTAGGGGAAATAATATGGAGACTTTTAAATGTGAATGTGGTCATCTTAATCATGTAGGTACTGTAATATGTGAATCGTGTGGTAAACCTCAAGATGAAGGTGCAACGGAATTACTTGATATGCGCTATGAAGGTACTGCTAGAAGGTCAATCGTTAATAATCAAACATTTATCGATAAAGTTTGGACTTTTTTCTCATCTGTAAAGGTGGCAGTCATCATCATAATTATAACTCTAGTAGCAGCAGCACTAGGTACTATTTTTCCGCAACGAGATTTACTACCGCCTACTGCGAATCCAACTACGTATTATCAAGACGAATATGGTATTTTTGGTAAGGTCTACGATGCAATTGGATTAGATAACACTTTTAGCTCTTGGTGGTTTATGTTATTAGTCGCATCGATTGGGATCTCACTTGTGATTTGTAGTTTAGATCGAATTTTACCACTCTATAAAGCGCTAAACAAACAAACGGTTACTAGACATCCAAATTTTTTAAAAAGACAAAAAATGTTTGGTATTAATAGAGTTGATAATATTCCAGAAGAAATTGAAAAAGCTAAAGTTAAGTTACAAAAAAGAGGATATAAAATCCGAGAAGAAAATGGCAATATTTTAGCTGAAAAAGGTCGCTTCTCACGTTGGGGCCCATATGTAAACCACATTGGCTTAATTATCTTTTTGATAGCGGTTATGTTGAGATATGTTCCAGGAATGTACATGGACAAGGCTCTATGGGTTCAAGAAGGTGAATTAAAACCGGTAGTTGGAACGAATCAAAACTATTATATTAAATTAAAAGATTTTCATATGGAAACATATGATAAAAATAAAGAAAGTAAGATCTATAAAAAAGCAATTGAGCGTTATGGAAATGACAAAATTCCAAAAAACTATCAGGCCGATGTTACGCTATATAAAAGACAAGGTAATTTAATACCTGGGGAAGACCCGAAACTTAAAAAAGTTAAGGATTATAGTATCAAAGTTAATGAACCTTTAAAGTTTCAAAACTTTGCTCTATATCAAGTAGACTATCGAATCGGAGAGTTTAGTGCATTTTTATTTACATTACAAAATAAACAAACAGGAGAAAAATTAGGTCCAATTAAAGTTGATTTACAAAATCCTAAACAATTTTATGATTTGAAAAATGGATATAAAGTAGAACTTAAAAATTATTTTCCTGATTTTTATTTTAACTCTGATGGTCAACCTGATACGAAAACAAGAAAACCAGACAACCCAGCATTTGTATTTAAAATGACGACGCCAAAAACGCCAAAAGGTGAAGTAGCTTTCGTTGCGATTAAGCAAAATATTGAACCAAATGGGGAAAATAAGTATAAGATGTCATTTGCTGGAATTGAAACAAAAGATTCAACTGGATTAACTGTTCGAAAAGATTTAACACTATGGCTACTTGCACTTGGTGGAGCGATCTTTATGATTGGTGTTATTCAAGGTATGTATTGGTACCATCGTCGTATTTGGATCCAAAATCAAGATGGGGAAATTTGGATAGCGGCATTTACGAATAAAAACTATTATGGATTAAAGCAAGAGTTGAAGAAAGTGTTGGGAGACACAAAGATTGAAGTTCCTATTGATCAACAAGCTGAGAAAAGCGTTTAATTAGGGGGAAAATATGTACGAGCTAAGTAGTAATTTTTTATTTACCGCGTTTATTTGTTATATTGTAGCTACTTTCTTTTTTGGCGGCTCGATGAAAACAAATGATAATGGTCCTAATAAATGGGGTACTATTGGTATTTCTGTAACGATTATTGGATTTTTATCACAACTTACTTATTTTGTTACTAGATGGATTGCAGCAGGACATGCACCTGTTAGTAATCTATTTGAATTTATTACATTCTTTGGGATGATGTTGATTTTTGCGTTTATTATGATTTATTTCATGTATCGCTTAAATATAATCGGACTTTTCGCATTACCATTGTCGATTATTATCATTGCTTATGCAACAGTATTTCCACATGAAGTTAAGCCATTAGTTCCTTCTTTAAAAAGTTATTGGTTATACATTCATGTAACGACTGCGGCATTAGGAGAAGCTATTTTAGCTATTAGTTTTATTACAGGTCTAATTTATTTAATTAAAAATATCAATCAAAAAGTTTCAAATAAGAAAACATTTTGGTTAGAAGCTGTTTTATACTTCTTAGTAACTGTTGTTGGTTTTATCGTTATTTCAACGGCATTTTCTGCATCAGGCTACGAAGCAAAGTATACTTGGATCAATAAAGATAAAGTTCAAGAAGAAATGGTTTATAATCTACCTTCACTAGTAGGACCTCATAAAGGTGAATTAAAAACAGAAGGTAAATTTGAAGCTCTTGCAGAAGTGCCAGCTATGGTGAATGCTAAAAAATTGAACACAGTAATTTGGTCAATCTTTGCAGGTGCAGCATTATATGCAATTATTCGTTTAATCCTTAGAAAACGAATTGGAGCATTTTTACAGCCTTTTGTTCAGAAGGTAGATAGTGAATTATTAGATGAAATTGGATATCGTGCTGTTGCGATTGGTTTTCCAGTATTCACTCTTGGTGGACTAATCTTTGCCATGATTTGGGCTCAAATTGCTTGGACGAAATTATGGAGTTGGGATCCAAAAGAAGACTGGGCATTAATAACTTGGTTATTCTATGCAGTTTTCCTACATCTTCGTTTTAAACGAAATTGGCAAGGGGAAAAATCTGCATGGCTAGCTGTTATCGGATTTGCGATTATTATGTTTAACTTGATTGCAGTTAACTTAATCATTGCAGGTTTACATTCATACGCATAATAAAAAGATGTGCTAAAAACCCCCGTAGAGGAAATTAATTTTTCCATGGCGGGGGTTTTTCTACGTTAAGAAAGAAAGTTTAATAAACAATTTCTTAAGGTCTTCGTTGTTTGATTCTGGATTTTTTCACTAATTTATGGAAATAATAAATTAAGAATTATGTAAAAATGTTCACAAATTGTACTAGAATATACGATTTTTATTATGTAAAATTATGAAGAGGGGGTTATATGCATGGAACAAAATATAAAAATATTAATAGCAGATGATGAAGATCGTATTAGACGATTATTGAAAATGTATTTGGAACGTGATGGATATAGTATTGATGAAGCTGATAATGGTGAAGATGCTTTAAATTTAGCATTAAAAAATGAATATTCATTGATTGTACTAGATTTAATGATGCCAAAAATTGATGGAGTGGAAGTTTGTAGGGAATTACGAAAAACTAAAACAACGCCAGTCATCATGCTAACGGCTAAAGGTGAAGAAACAAATCGTGTTCAAGGTTTTGAAGTTGGTACGGATGACTATATCGTTAAACCTTTTAGCCCACGTGAAGTAGTACTTCGAGTAAAGGCTCTATTAAGACGTGCTTCTCCAGTACCGGTATTTACTTCAGATAATACTTCTGCAAAAGATATAGTAGTATTTCCGCATTTAACGATCGATAATGATGCTCATAAAGTAATTGTGGCAGGTGAAGATATAAGCTTAACGCCAAAAGAATATGAGTTATTGTTATTTTTAGCGAAATCACCTGAGAAAGTATTTGATCGAGAAACATTGTTAAAATCTGTATGGCAGTACGATTTTTTTGGGGATTTACGAACAGTTGATACACATGTCAAACGACTTCGAGAAAAATTAAGTAAGAGCTCTGAAGATGCTGCAAAAATGATTGTCACAGTATGGGGCGTGGGTTACAAATTTGAAGTAGGTCAGGAGTAATGATTCTAAGAAGTTTAGTTGGAAAGCTTTGGCTTACAATTATATTATTAGTATCCCTTGTGTTATCCTTTCTGACATTTGTCTTAATAGGTTTTTTTGAAAAATTTTATATTGACCTTCAAGTCCAAAATATGAAAGATGATGCTTCGAAAATTGCACAATTAATAGAAAATGGCCAACCAATTTCAAATATTGAATATTTATCAAATAATATTGTGAGTAGGTATTCAAGAGTAATTATTTCGATTGATGGTCAGAAACCGTGGTATTCAAACAATACATATGGAATACAAGATTTACCTTTTAAAGAAATACAAAATGATGATGTATTAGACCAAACACTAACTAAGGATAAAGAGGTTAGTAAAAGACTAGTCTACGGTGAAAATAGTGAAAGGGAAAAATTAGTTGTTGGTGTGCCGTTAAATGCTAATGCAAAAAATGGAGCTGTATTTGTTTACCAAACATTGCAACCTGTTAAAGTAATGATTCACCAAACAACTAATTTTGTTTTGCTCGCTGCATCAATTGGAATCGTATTAACAACATTTTTCTCTTTTTTCCTTTCATCAAAAATTACAGCACCGTTAAGAAAGATGAAAGAAGTTGTGGGTAGTATGACTTCGGGTAATTTTAATGTGAAAGTGCCAATCCATTCAAGTGATGAAATTGGAGAGTTAGCTTACTCATTTAATAAAATGAGTAAACAGTTAAATTTTAATATGAATGCATTAAAGCAAGAAAAAGAAAAGGTTTCTAATATAATTACAAGTATGGTAGATGGCGTTATTTCAATCGATAATGAAGGACGAATTATCACAACAAATCCACCGGCAGAACGCTTTTTAAAAATGCTTAATGATGATTATTTTGAAGAAGAAACCTCGTCACTCGTTTTAACGAAGGAATTACTAGATTTATTTGAATTAGTTGTTGTAAGTGAGAAAAAGCAATTTATTGAATTAAATTTTGATCAAGGTAATTGGCAAGTTTTAATGTCGCCACTTTATAATCAGACAAATATAAGAGGCGTTGTAGCTGTAATCCGAGATGTGACAGAACAAAGGCGTTTGGAGAAGATGAGAAAGGACTTTATAGCTCATGTCTCTCATGAGTTACGTACTCCTATTTCTTTACTACAGGGCTATAGCGAAGCGATTGTAGATGGTGTAGCAGAATCTAAAGAAGAAATGCAAGAGTTGTCACAAATTATTTATGATGAGTCACTTCGAATGGGTAGATTAGTAAATGATTTGTTAGATTTAGCAAGAATGGAAAATGGTTTTACTGAATTGAATCGAGATCATGTCCCATTGATTCAATTTGTAGATCGAATTTTACGTAAGTTCAAAGGGCTAGCAAAAGAAAAAAATATTAAGCTATTTGGTGAAATCGATAATGTTCCACATGTAGATGTATATATCGATGAAGATCGTATGGAGCAAGTTTTTACTAATTTAATTGATAATGCTATTAGACATACAAATGAAAATGGCAGAATAATTGTATCTGTAAGTCAAAATGAAACATCGACAATATTTAGATTCATTGATTCGGGTGCAGGGATTTCAAGTGAAGATTTACCATTTGTGTTTGAACGTTTTTATAAGGCCGATAAAGCTCGTACTAGAGGTAGGAGCGGTACTGGTTTAGGGTTAGCAATTGTTAAAAATATTGTCAATGCGCATGGTGGATCAATCAAGGTTTCAAGTGAGATTGGACATGGAACGACATTTAAAGTGAAAATCCCTCATGATTTACGAATGAACGAAAAAGATGTAGAGTAATCTTGTTTCATATAAAACATTTTTCCTGAGATTTTAGTTTCTAAACTTCAAGTTAAATAAAGTTATGTTTGGACTATTCTAACCTGAGGAAAATAATTGAAATATAGTATTTTACACAACAAATTCTAAATAAAATAATTGAATTCTTACTCGATATATCTTACGATTGAATTAATGAAATATTGATGAGTTTAGTGCAAATATTGCTTAAAAGGGAATCTGGTTACAATCCAGAACTGTCCCCGCAACTGTAATGTGGACGAAACGGCTATCCACTGTTCGAAAAGAATGGGAAGGACGGAGTAGGTTGAAGCAAAGTCAGTAGACCTGCTAAAGTCATCCTTGTTCAATTCTTCGGGGAGTAAGAGTTTGAAGCAGCAGTTGCAAGACTTCTTGTATATGTATGTTGTTTCAGCCCCGTTCATAATGAATGGGGTTTTTTTATGCTTTCCAAAATTTTAGGAGGATTCAAATGAAGAAGTTTTTAGCTAGTTTTATCATGATTATATTGTGTTTAGGTTTATTTGGTTGTACTAATGATACGACACAAAAAAAATCGAATGTAGGTACAAATGAACAAGCTACTTTTCCAATGACGGTTAAAGATGCTACGAAAAAAGAAGTTACGTTAAAAGAAGCGCCTAAAAGAATCGTTTCACTAATTCCAAGTAACACAGAAATCCTTTACTCTATTGGAGAAGGGAAAGAGGTCGTTGGAGTAACAGATTTTGATAATTATCCAAAGGAAGTAAAAAACATTGATAAAGTTGGCGGAAACAATGCTGACATGACTTACAATGTTGAAAAAATTATTTCACTAAAGCCTGATTTAGTATTAGCTCATGAATCAAGTTTAGGAATTTCTGCTGATGGCTTAGAGCAATTAAAACAAGCAGGAATCAATGTGTTTGTCGTTAAAAACGCTGCAACTATTAATGATGTCTATGATACAATTTTACAAGTTGGAGAAATCACAGGTAAAACTAAGCAATCTAAAAAAGTAGTAAGTGGAATGAAAACAAAATTAGATGAAATTAGCAAAAAAACAGCTAAAGCAAGTACAAATCCAAAGGTTTGGCTTGAAATTTCAGGTCCACCAGAAATATATACAGCAGGCAAAGGCACTTTTCTAGATGAAATGATTTCGATTATTCATGCTAAAAATATAGCTGAAAATCAAAAAGGTTGGGTACAGTACAGTGAGGAATCAGCAATAAAAGCAAACCCAGACGTTATTTTAACGACTTATGGTGATTTTACTCCAAACCTAGAAAAAACGATTATAGCTAGAAAGAACTGGCAAACAGTAAGCGCAATCAAAAATAAACGAGTATATGATATTAATGCAGATACAACATCTAGACCAGGTCCAAGACTTGCAGAGGGAGTCGAAGCAATTGCAAAGGCGGTTTACCCAGAGCTTTTTAAATAATACATATTTAATCTTTATCTTTCCAATTATTTTATTAATTTTTCTATTTATTTTAGGGGTTTCGATTGGTTCTACATCGATTCCCTTTTCTTCTATCATTTCTAGCTTTTCGGATGCTATATTTAAAACTAATTATGTTCCAGCAGATATTCAAACAATTGTTATGAATATCCGTGTGCCAAGGGTTTTGTTAGCTGGATTAGTTGGAGCGTGTCTTTCATTAGCTGGAGTCGCGTTTCAAGGTATACTTAAAAATCCATTAGCCGATCCATTTACATTAGGTGTTTCTTCGGGCGCATCTGTAGGAGCAGTGTTTGTTTTATTTTTTCAAATAAGTTTACCAATTGTTACTTACTTTACTTTACCGGTAGTTAGCATTTTATTTGGGTTTGGTACACTATTAATCTTATTATTATTTGTAAGAAAATTAGATCGCTCTTTAAATGTCGAAACAATCATATTAGGTGGAATCATAATCAGTTCATTTTGTTCGGCATTGTTATCATTATTTATTTCATTTTCGAATAATGAATTACGTGCAGTAATTGGCTGGTTAATGGGGAATATTGGAAGTAGAGGTATTCAGTATTCTTTAAGTTTACTACCATTTTTAATTGTTTCATTTTTGATTTTATTTAGTCAAAATAGACATCTAGATGCGATGACATTTGGTAGCACAAATGCAAAGAATATTGGTATTGATGTGAAAAAATCTACTTATTTAATTTTGCTAACAGGAAGTATTTTATCTGGTGCAGCTGTAGCGGTATCTGGAACAATTGGATTTGTAGGGTTAGTTGTTCCGCATTTTACTAGACAGCTTGTCGGTCCACTACATAAAAAATTACTGCCATTATCAATGATAAATGGAGCCATATTTTTAATAGGTTCCGATATTTTATCGAGAGTAGTACTCGCGCCTCGAGAATTACCAATTGGAGTAATTACTTCCTTAATAGGTGCTCCTATGTTTGCGTTTATATTACTATCACTGAAAAGAAATAGAGGAAAAGTATGATTAAAAGTCAAGATATCTCATATTCATATGATGGAATTCATACAGATTTGGATGGACTCACCTATTCGATCAATCAAGGAGAATGGCTAGGAATTATTGGACCTAACGGAAGTGGGAAGTCTACATTTTTAAATATTCTATGTGGACTTTTTAAACCTTCTAAAGGAAATGTTAA from Arthrobacter citreus encodes the following:
- a CDS encoding class I SAM-dependent methyltransferase; this encodes MGREFLDVFTGWADSYDSFVQGHDPEYKEAFRRYDEILGEIVKRSGNSILEFGIGTGNLTKLLFDAGKTVFPIEPSPEMRIIASKKLGETITIHDGDLIDFPKPQVQIDTIVSSYVFHHLTDLEKYEAIKIYSSLLNSGGKIVFADTMFLTENEYKNEITKAEQANFINLRDDLKREYYPLIPVVRSHFEKNGFDVKFEQYNDFVWIVEATKK
- a CDS encoding S-ribosylhomocysteine lyase; amino-acid sequence: MPSVESFELDHTKVVAPYIRHCGTHAVGTDGVVTKYDIRFCQPNKQALQPATIHTLEHLLALNVREAVPAGDPFKIIDLSPMGCQTGFYLIIAGTPTISEVITLLRKTAELGLQVEEVPAANELQCGQAKLHDLEGAKKWLKYWSEQSDETLESVFA
- a CDS encoding rRNA pseudouridine synthase — translated: MERLQKVIARAGIASRRKAEELIKEGKVKVNGQVVTELGVKVSGNDRVEVEEIPIDKEEPVYFLLYKPSGVISSVSDDKGRKVVTDFFPMIKQRIYPIGRLDFDTSGIILLTNDGEFSNLLQHPKYEIDKEYIAKVKGIPTKENLRKLERGIMLEDGKTAPAQVKMISLDKGKNTAIIRLIIHEGRNRQVKRMLEAIGSPVMKLKRERYAFLDLTGLTPGDARELSPHEVKKIRAMASAKPR
- the resA gene encoding thiol-disulfide oxidoreductase ResA yields the protein MKKNRTLIRTIILLVLLCAIGYTFYINFFKDDEVITKGSKAPNFAMTELSSGKQYTLSGEKGKGVIVNFWGTWCEPCKREMPFMNEIYLKYKDKGIELLAMNADESKFSVERFVSDYKLKFPVGIDKDQEVLNIYGVNPLPTSFFVSPDGTIKRIVTGQMTPSSFESYIKEILPK
- a CDS encoding cytochrome C biogenesis protein, translated to METFKCECGHLNHVGTVICESCGKPQDEGATELLDMRYEGTARRSIVNNQTFIDKVWTFFSSVKVAVIIIIITLVAAALGTIFPQRDLLPPTANPTTYYQDEYGIFGKVYDAIGLDNTFSSWWFMLLVASIGISLVICSLDRILPLYKALNKQTVTRHPNFLKRQKMFGINRVDNIPEEIEKAKVKLQKRGYKIREENGNILAEKGRFSRWGPYVNHIGLIIFLIAVMLRYVPGMYMDKALWVQEGELKPVVGTNQNYYIKLKDFHMETYDKNKESKIYKKAIERYGNDKIPKNYQADVTLYKRQGNLIPGEDPKLKKVKDYSIKVNEPLKFQNFALYQVDYRIGEFSAFLFTLQNKQTGEKLGPIKVDLQNPKQFYDLKNGYKVELKNYFPDFYFNSDGQPDTKTRKPDNPAFVFKMTTPKTPKGEVAFVAIKQNIEPNGENKYKMSFAGIETKDSTGLTVRKDLTLWLLALGGAIFMIGVIQGMYWYHRRIWIQNQDGEIWIAAFTNKNYYGLKQELKKVLGDTKIEVPIDQQAEKSV
- the ccsB gene encoding c-type cytochrome biogenesis protein CcsB — translated: MYELSSNFLFTAFICYIVATFFFGGSMKTNDNGPNKWGTIGISVTIIGFLSQLTYFVTRWIAAGHAPVSNLFEFITFFGMMLIFAFIMIYFMYRLNIIGLFALPLSIIIIAYATVFPHEVKPLVPSLKSYWLYIHVTTAALGEAILAISFITGLIYLIKNINQKVSNKKTFWLEAVLYFLVTVVGFIVISTAFSASGYEAKYTWINKDKVQEEMVYNLPSLVGPHKGELKTEGKFEALAEVPAMVNAKKLNTVIWSIFAGAALYAIIRLILRKRIGAFLQPFVQKVDSELLDEIGYRAVAIGFPVFTLGGLIFAMIWAQIAWTKLWSWDPKEDWALITWLFYAVFLHLRFKRNWQGEKSAWLAVIGFAIIMFNLIAVNLIIAGLHSYA
- a CDS encoding response regulator transcription factor codes for the protein MEQNIKILIADDEDRIRRLLKMYLERDGYSIDEADNGEDALNLALKNEYSLIVLDLMMPKIDGVEVCRELRKTKTTPVIMLTAKGEETNRVQGFEVGTDDYIVKPFSPREVVLRVKALLRRASPVPVFTSDNTSAKDIVVFPHLTIDNDAHKVIVAGEDISLTPKEYELLLFLAKSPEKVFDRETLLKSVWQYDFFGDLRTVDTHVKRLREKLSKSSEDAAKMIVTVWGVGYKFEVGQE
- a CDS encoding HAMP domain-containing protein; this translates as MILRSLVGKLWLTIILLVSLVLSFLTFVLIGFFEKFYIDLQVQNMKDDASKIAQLIENGQPISNIEYLSNNIVSRYSRVIISIDGQKPWYSNNTYGIQDLPFKEIQNDDVLDQTLTKDKEVSKRLVYGENSEREKLVVGVPLNANAKNGAVFVYQTLQPVKVMIHQTTNFVLLAASIGIVLTTFFSFFLSSKITAPLRKMKEVVGSMTSGNFNVKVPIHSSDEIGELAYSFNKMSKQLNFNMNALKQEKEKVSNIITSMVDGVISIDNEGRIITTNPPAERFLKMLNDDYFEEETSSLVLTKELLDLFELVVVSEKKQFIELNFDQGNWQVLMSPLYNQTNIRGVVAVIRDVTEQRRLEKMRKDFIAHVSHELRTPISLLQGYSEAIVDGVAESKEEMQELSQIIYDESLRMGRLVNDLLDLARMENGFTELNRDHVPLIQFVDRILRKFKGLAKEKNIKLFGEIDNVPHVDVYIDEDRMEQVFTNLIDNAIRHTNENGRIIVSVSQNETSTIFRFIDSGAGISSEDLPFVFERFYKADKARTRGRSGTGLGLAIVKNIVNAHGGSIKVSSEIGHGTTFKVKIPHDLRMNEKDVE
- a CDS encoding ABC transporter substrate-binding protein, giving the protein MKKFLASFIMIILCLGLFGCTNDTTQKKSNVGTNEQATFPMTVKDATKKEVTLKEAPKRIVSLIPSNTEILYSIGEGKEVVGVTDFDNYPKEVKNIDKVGGNNADMTYNVEKIISLKPDLVLAHESSLGISADGLEQLKQAGINVFVVKNAATINDVYDTILQVGEITGKTKQSKKVVSGMKTKLDEISKKTAKASTNPKVWLEISGPPEIYTAGKGTFLDEMISIIHAKNIAENQKGWVQYSEESAIKANPDVILTTYGDFTPNLEKTIIARKNWQTVSAIKNKRVYDINADTTSRPGPRLAEGVEAIAKAVYPELFK